From a single Nicotiana tabacum cultivar K326 chromosome 8, ASM71507v2, whole genome shotgun sequence genomic region:
- the LOC107811223 gene encoding small ribosomal subunit protein uS17 — protein MAEQTEKAFLKQAGVFLSSKKTGKGKRPGKGGNRYFKSIGLGFKTPREAVEGTYIDKKCPFTGNVSIRGRIIAGTCHSAKMNRTIIVRRNYLHYVKKYQRYEKRHSNIPAHISPCFRVKEGDHVIIGQCRPLSKTVRFNVLKVIPAGSAGGGKKAFTGM, from the exons ATGGCGGAGCAg ACGGAGAAGGCGTTTCTGAAGCAGGCAGGTGTTTTTCTAAG CTCGAAGAAGACAGGGAAAGGGAAAAGGCCAGGAAAGGGAGGCAATCGCTACTTTAAGAGTatcggtttagggttcaagacTCCTCGTGAGGCTGTTGAAG GTACATATATTGACAAGAAATGCCCATTCACTGGCAATGTTTCTATCCGAGGTCGTATCATTGCTGGTACATGCCACAGTGCTAAGATGAACAGAACCATCATTGTTCGACGCAACTACTTACATTATGTCAAGAAGTACCAGAG ATATGAGAAGAGGCACTCAAACATTCCAGCGCACATCTCACCATGCTTCCGTGTGAAAGAGGGAGATCATGTTATCATTGGACAGTGCAG GCCTTTGTCCAAAACCGTGAGGTTCAATGTCTTGAAGGTGATTCCAGCTGGTTCTGCTGGTGGAGGAAAAAAGGCTTTTACCGGGATGTGA